A portion of the Trachemys scripta elegans isolate TJP31775 chromosome 9, CAS_Tse_1.0, whole genome shotgun sequence genome contains these proteins:
- the POLR2D gene encoding DNA-directed RNA polymerase II subunit RPB4, whose protein sequence is MAAGGSEARVADVEEDASQLVFPKEFETAETLLNSEVHMLLEHRKQQNESAEDEQELSEVFMKTLNYTARFSRFKNRETIASVRSLLLQKKLHKFELACLANLCPETAEEAKALIPSLEGRFEDEELQQILDDIQTKRSFQY, encoded by the exons ATGGCGGCCGGAGGCAGCGAGGCCCGGGTCGCGGACGTGGAGGAGGACGCCTCGCAGCTCGTCTTCCCCAAAG AATTTGAAACTGCTGAGACCCTTCTAAATTCAGAAGTGCACATGCTTCTTGAGCATCGTAAACAACAGAATGAGAGTGCTGAGGATGAGCAGGAGCTCTCGGAAGTCTTCATGAAAACTCTGAACTACACGGCTCGCTTCAGCCGCTTCAAAAACCGGGAGACCATTGCCAGCGTCCGCAG TTTGTTGCTCCAGAAAAAGCTCCATAAATTTGAATTGGCGTGTTTGGCTAATCTGTGTCCTGAGACAGCTGAGGAGGCCAAGGCTTTGATTCCCAG CTTAGAGGGCCGGTTTGAAGATGAGGAGCTACAGCAGATTCTTGATGACATTCAGACCAAACGAAGCTTCCAGTATTAG